In one window of Solanum pennellii chromosome 2, SPENNV200 DNA:
- the LOC107011384 gene encoding CDK5RAP1-like protein: MASSLSSLSTMLSQPHCAVRIKFPKQYSVRFLSSKLLEVQSTSSRRTSVSRSSTFSIKISRNFSQCHSRTSLTSKNQIPTLRDFIPKATQTLSASDVQQESVMISDVMPRGRIYHETYGCQMNVNDMEIVLSIMKNAGYTESVEVPENAEIIFINTCAIRDNAELKVWQRLNYFWFLKRQWKSNVASGRSQSAHPPKVVVLGCMAERLKDKILDADKMVDVVCGPDAYRDLPRLLEEVDYGQKGINTLLSLEETYADINPVRISKNSISAFVSVMRGCNNMCSFCIVPFTRGRERSRPVESIVKEVAELWKEGVKEVTLLGQNVNSYNDTSGVENPDEPAVSWELSDGFSSMCKVKHVGLRFADLLDRLAIEFPEMRFRYTSPHPKDFPDDLLYVMRDRYNICKSIHLPAQSGSSAVLERMRRGYTREVYLDLVKKIRDIIPDMGISSDFICGFCGETEEDHEDTLSLVKTVCYDMAYMFAYSMREKTHAHRKYVDDVPEDVKQRRLTELIEAFRGSTGQCYDSKIGTIQLVLVEGPNKRAPDTELIGKSDRGHRVSFTNLPIPDKVDNNGKRNPKVGDYVEVHITKSTRASLFGEALAITKLSSFYNTSHEEAVAFASRT, translated from the exons ATGGCGTCTTCTCTATCTTCTCTATCGACCATGTTGAGCCAACCTCACTGTGCTGTGCGCATCAAATTCCCTAAACAATATTCGGTCAGATTCCTTTCTTCGAAGCTTCTAGAAGTTCAATCAACCTCCTCCCGCCGCACCTCAGTTTCTCGGAGTTCTACATTCTCTATCAAGATATCCAGGAATTTCTCGCAGTGTCACTCCCGCACTTCCTTAACCAGCAAGAACCAAATTCCAACCCTCCGTGACTTCATACCCAAAGCTACTCAGACTCTTTCTGCTTCCGATGTTCAGCAGGA GTCTGTGATGATATCTGATGTTATGCCTAGAGGACGCATCTATCATGAAACTTATGGATGTCAAATGAATGTCAATGATATGGAGATTGTTTTATCCATCATGAAAAATGCTGGATACACTGAAAGTGTGGAAGTCCCAGAAAATGCTGagataatatttataaatacttGTGCTATAAGGGACAATGCAGAACTTAAGGTTTGGCAGAGGCTCAAttatttttggtttcttaaGAGGCAATGGAAGAGCAATGTTGCCTCTGGAAGGTCACAGTCTGCACATCCCCCCAAAGTAGTTGTGCTGGGGTGTATGGCTGAGAGGTTGAAGGACAAAATATTGGATGCAGATAAGATGGTTGACGTAGTTTGTGGGCCTGATGCTTATCGAGATTTGCCACGCTTGTTGGAAGAAGTGGACTATGGTCAAAAAGGTATCAATACTCTACTTTCACTTGAAGAAACTTACGCAGATATTAATCCAGTCCGCATCTCCAAAAATTCTATATCTGCATTTGTATCTGTGATGAGGGGTTGCAATAATATGTGTTCATTCTGCATTGTTCCCTTCACAAGAGGGAGAGAACGGTCTCGCCCAGTGGAATCAATCGTGAAAGAGGTCGCTGAACTTTGGAAAGAGGGAGTCAAAGAGGTTACGCTTCTCGGTCAAAATGTAAATAGCTATAATGATACATCTGGAGTTGAAAATCCGGATGAACCAGCAGTCAGTTGGGAACTTAGTGATGGATTCTCCAGCATGTGTAAAGTAAAACATGTGGGTCTACGGTTTGCTGATCTCCTAGATAGACTTGCCATAGAATTTCCTGAAATGCGGTTCAGATACACTTCCCCACATCCTAAAGATTTTCCAGATGATTTGTTGTATGTAATGCGGGACAGGTACAATATCTGCAAAAGCATTCATTTGCCAGCACAATCAGGCAGCAGTGCAGTGCTTGAAAGAATGCGTCGTGGATACACTCGCGAAGTATATTTAGATCTTGTGAAGAAGATAAGGGATATAATACCGGATATGGGCATAAGCAGTGACTTCATATGTG GTTTCTGTGGAGAAACGGAAGAGGATCATGAAGACACACTAAGCCTTGTAAAGACTGTTTGTTATGATATGGCATACATGTTTGCTTACAGCATGAGAGAGAAAACACATGCGCACAGAAAATATGTTGATGATGTTCCTGAAGATGTGAAGCAGAGGAGGCTCACAGAACTAATAGAAGCTTTTCGCGGGAGTACAGGTCAGTGCTATGACTCTAAAATTGGCACAATCCAACTTGTGCTAGTTGAAGGGCCAAATAAGCGAGCCCCCGACACAGAGTTAATTGGTAAGAGCGATAGAGGCCATAGGGTATCATTTACGAACCTGCCTATCCCAGATAAGGTTGATAATAATGGAAAGCGCAATCCAAAGGTTGGTGATTATGTTGAAGTACACATAACGAAATCCACAAGGGCATCTCTGTTTGGAGAAGCACTCGCTATAACCAAATTAAGCTCATTTTACAACACTTCACATGAAGAAGCTGTTGCCTTTGCCAGCAGAACTTAA